In one window of Ptiloglossa arizonensis isolate GNS036 chromosome 5, iyPtiAriz1_principal, whole genome shotgun sequence DNA:
- the LOC143147724 gene encoding uncharacterized protein LOC143147724 isoform X5: MTDTQYSNYQQQGGGQDYNQSQSQNSYNQNSYGSGGGSGSNSGGGSYGGNYGHGGGGSGGGYNRNNSSGGYGGGQGGGGGSRYGDRGGYNDRSGGGYNSGGGRGGYNKGGYGDRGGGNDGMVTQEDTIFVSGMDPSISEEEICEHFGAIGIIKHDKRTGKPKVWMYKDKNTGKSKGEATVTYDDQNAARSAINWFDGKEFKGRTIKVQIAQHKSNWQGNRTGGSRGGGGGRGRGGGGFGGRGGGGDRDDHHRGGGDDRRDGAGRGGDWRCPNPECGNTNFAWRDQCNLCKSLKPEGAGGGGGGGGGGGGRGNRGGDRGGRGGFRSDRGGRGGDRGGRGGFRGGDRGGRGGRGGPMRGGVGRGDRDRDRQRPY; the protein is encoded by the exons ATGACGGACACCC AGTATTCAAATTACCAGCAACAGGG CGGTGGCCAAGACTACAATCAGTCGCAGAGCCAGAACAGTTACAACCAAAACAGTTATGGCAGTGGAGGCGGTTCTGGAAGTAACAGCGGCGGTGGCAGTTATGGTGGAAATTATGGACATGGAGGTGGAGGTAGCGGAGGTGGTTATAATCGCAACAATTCTAGTGGAGGTTATGGTGGAG GCCAAGGAGGAGGTGGTGGCAGTAGATATGGCGATCGTGGGGGATACAATGACCGCTCTGGCGGTGGCTACAA CAGTGGCGGTGGCCGTGGTGGTTATAACAAAG GGGGCTACGGTGACCGTGGCGGTGGCAACGATGGAATGGTTACTCAAGAAGATACTATATTTGTATCTGGTATGGATCCTTCGATCTCGGAGGAAGAAATTTGTGAACATTTCGGGGCAATTGGTATAATCAAA CATGATAAGCGAACTGGTAAACCCAAAGTGTGGATGTACAAAGATAAGAACACTGGTAAATCAAAAGGTGAAGCCACCGTGACTTATGATGACCAGAATGCTGCACGTTCGGCGATAAATTGGTTTGATGGGAAGGAGTTTAAGGGACGTACTATAAAAGTACAAATTGCTCAACACAAGAGTAATTGGCAAGGTAATCGCACTGGCGGAAGTcgaggcggtggtggtggtcgaGGTCGCGGCGGTGGTGGCTTCGGTGGTCGCGGCGGTGGTGGAGACAGAGATGATCATCATCGTGGTGGTGGCGATGATCGACGCGATGGAGCTGGTCGTGGTGGAGATTGGAG GTGTCCCAATCCTGAATGTGGTAACACAAACTTCGCCTGGAGAGATCAGTGCAATCTCTGTAAAAGTCTGAAACCAGAAGGtgctggtggtggtggaggcggcggcggtggcggtggcggaagAGGCAACCGTGGTGGTGATCGAGGTGGCCGAGGAGGCTTTAGAAGCGATAGAGGTGGTCGTGGAGGTGATAGGGGTGGCAGAGGCGGATTCCGTGGTGGAGACAGGGGAGGACGAGGTGGTCGAGGTGGACCCATGAGAGGAGGCGTCGG TCGAGGAGATAGAGACAGGGATCGTCAACGTCCTTATTAA
- the LOC143147724 gene encoding uncharacterized protein LOC143147724 isoform X4, translated as MTDTQYSNYQQQGYNQYSQPPPSGGQDTSYPPPSSGGGGYNQYSQPPPNTGSNYGSYNSYNSSGGQDYNQSQSQNSYNQNSYGSGGGSGSNSGGGSYGGNYGHGGGGSGGQGGGGGSRYGDRGGYNDRSGGGYNGGGRGGYNKGGYGDRGGGNDGMVTQEDTIFVSGMDPSISEEEICEHFGAIGIIKHDKRTGKPKVWMYKDKNTGKSKGEATVTYDDQNAARSAINWFDGKEFKGRTIKVQIAQHKSNWQGNRTGGSRGGGGGRGRGGGGFGGRGGGGDRDDHHRGGGDDRRDGAGRGGDWRCPNPECGNTNFAWRDQCNLCKSLKPEGAGGGGGGGGGGGGRGNRGGDRGGRGGFRSDRGGRGGDRGGRGGFRGGDRGGRGGRGGPMRGGVGRGDRDRDRQRPY; from the exons ATGACGGACACCC AGTATTCAAATTACCAGCAACAGGGGTACAATCAGTACAGCCAGCCACCACCTTCTGGTGGTCAGGATACTTCGTATCCACCACCTTCTAGTGGTGGTGGCGGCTATAATCAGTATAGCCAACCACCACCAAATACTGGAAGCAACTATGGCAGTTACAACAGTTACAATTCCAGCGGTGGCCAAGACTACAATCAGTCGCAGAGCCAGAACAGTTACAACCAAAACAGTTATGGCAGTGGAGGCGGTTCTGGAAGTAACAGCGGCGGTGGCAGTTATGGTGGAAATTATGGACATGGAGGTGGAGGTAGCGGAG GCCAAGGAGGAGGTGGTGGCAGTAGATATGGCGATCGTGGGGGATACAATGACCGCTCTGGCGGTGGCTACAA TGGCGGTGGCCGTGGTGGTTATAACAAAG GGGGCTACGGTGACCGTGGCGGTGGCAACGATGGAATGGTTACTCAAGAAGATACTATATTTGTATCTGGTATGGATCCTTCGATCTCGGAGGAAGAAATTTGTGAACATTTCGGGGCAATTGGTATAATCAAA CATGATAAGCGAACTGGTAAACCCAAAGTGTGGATGTACAAAGATAAGAACACTGGTAAATCAAAAGGTGAAGCCACCGTGACTTATGATGACCAGAATGCTGCACGTTCGGCGATAAATTGGTTTGATGGGAAGGAGTTTAAGGGACGTACTATAAAAGTACAAATTGCTCAACACAAGAGTAATTGGCAAGGTAATCGCACTGGCGGAAGTcgaggcggtggtggtggtcgaGGTCGCGGCGGTGGTGGCTTCGGTGGTCGCGGCGGTGGTGGAGACAGAGATGATCATCATCGTGGTGGTGGCGATGATCGACGCGATGGAGCTGGTCGTGGTGGAGATTGGAG GTGTCCCAATCCTGAATGTGGTAACACAAACTTCGCCTGGAGAGATCAGTGCAATCTCTGTAAAAGTCTGAAACCAGAAGGtgctggtggtggtggaggcggcggcggtggcggtggcggaagAGGCAACCGTGGTGGTGATCGAGGTGGCCGAGGAGGCTTTAGAAGCGATAGAGGTGGTCGTGGAGGTGATAGGGGTGGCAGAGGCGGATTCCGTGGTGGAGACAGGGGAGGACGAGGTGGTCGAGGTGGACCCATGAGAGGAGGCGTCGG TCGAGGAGATAGAGACAGGGATCGTCAACGTCCTTATTAA
- the LOC143147724 gene encoding uncharacterized protein LOC143147724 isoform X3 — protein sequence MTDTQYSNYQQQGYNQYSQPPPSGGQDTSYPPPSSGGGGYNQYSQPPPNTGSNYGSYNSYNSSGGQDYNQSQSQNSYNQNSYGSGGGSGSNSGGGSYGGNYGHGGGGSGGQGGGGGSRYGDRGGYNDRSGGGYNSGGGRGGYNKGGYGDRGGGNDGMVTQEDTIFVSGMDPSISEEEICEHFGAIGIIKHDKRTGKPKVWMYKDKNTGKSKGEATVTYDDQNAARSAINWFDGKEFKGRTIKVQIAQHKSNWQGNRTGGSRGGGGGRGRGGGGFGGRGGGGDRDDHHRGGGDDRRDGAGRGGDWRCPNPECGNTNFAWRDQCNLCKSLKPEGAGGGGGGGGGGGGRGNRGGDRGGRGGFRSDRGGRGGDRGGRGGFRGGDRGGRGGRGGPMRGGVGRGDRDRDRQRPY from the exons ATGACGGACACCC AGTATTCAAATTACCAGCAACAGGGGTACAATCAGTACAGCCAGCCACCACCTTCTGGTGGTCAGGATACTTCGTATCCACCACCTTCTAGTGGTGGTGGCGGCTATAATCAGTATAGCCAACCACCACCAAATACTGGAAGCAACTATGGCAGTTACAACAGTTACAATTCCAGCGGTGGCCAAGACTACAATCAGTCGCAGAGCCAGAACAGTTACAACCAAAACAGTTATGGCAGTGGAGGCGGTTCTGGAAGTAACAGCGGCGGTGGCAGTTATGGTGGAAATTATGGACATGGAGGTGGAGGTAGCGGAG GCCAAGGAGGAGGTGGTGGCAGTAGATATGGCGATCGTGGGGGATACAATGACCGCTCTGGCGGTGGCTACAA CAGTGGCGGTGGCCGTGGTGGTTATAACAAAG GGGGCTACGGTGACCGTGGCGGTGGCAACGATGGAATGGTTACTCAAGAAGATACTATATTTGTATCTGGTATGGATCCTTCGATCTCGGAGGAAGAAATTTGTGAACATTTCGGGGCAATTGGTATAATCAAA CATGATAAGCGAACTGGTAAACCCAAAGTGTGGATGTACAAAGATAAGAACACTGGTAAATCAAAAGGTGAAGCCACCGTGACTTATGATGACCAGAATGCTGCACGTTCGGCGATAAATTGGTTTGATGGGAAGGAGTTTAAGGGACGTACTATAAAAGTACAAATTGCTCAACACAAGAGTAATTGGCAAGGTAATCGCACTGGCGGAAGTcgaggcggtggtggtggtcgaGGTCGCGGCGGTGGTGGCTTCGGTGGTCGCGGCGGTGGTGGAGACAGAGATGATCATCATCGTGGTGGTGGCGATGATCGACGCGATGGAGCTGGTCGTGGTGGAGATTGGAG GTGTCCCAATCCTGAATGTGGTAACACAAACTTCGCCTGGAGAGATCAGTGCAATCTCTGTAAAAGTCTGAAACCAGAAGGtgctggtggtggtggaggcggcggcggtggcggtggcggaagAGGCAACCGTGGTGGTGATCGAGGTGGCCGAGGAGGCTTTAGAAGCGATAGAGGTGGTCGTGGAGGTGATAGGGGTGGCAGAGGCGGATTCCGTGGTGGAGACAGGGGAGGACGAGGTGGTCGAGGTGGACCCATGAGAGGAGGCGTCGG TCGAGGAGATAGAGACAGGGATCGTCAACGTCCTTATTAA
- the LOC143147724 gene encoding uncharacterized protein LOC143147724 isoform X2, with product MTDTQYSNYQQQGYNQYSQPPPSGGQDTSYPPPSSGGGGYNQYSQPPPNTGSNYGSYNSYNSSGGQDYNQSQSQNSYNQNSYGSGGGSGSNSGGGSYGGNYGHGGGGSGGGYNRNNSSGGYGGGQGGGGGSRYGDRGGYNDRSGGGYNGGGRGGYNKGGYGDRGGGNDGMVTQEDTIFVSGMDPSISEEEICEHFGAIGIIKHDKRTGKPKVWMYKDKNTGKSKGEATVTYDDQNAARSAINWFDGKEFKGRTIKVQIAQHKSNWQGNRTGGSRGGGGGRGRGGGGFGGRGGGGDRDDHHRGGGDDRRDGAGRGGDWRCPNPECGNTNFAWRDQCNLCKSLKPEGAGGGGGGGGGGGGRGNRGGDRGGRGGFRSDRGGRGGDRGGRGGFRGGDRGGRGGRGGPMRGGVGRGDRDRDRQRPY from the exons ATGACGGACACCC AGTATTCAAATTACCAGCAACAGGGGTACAATCAGTACAGCCAGCCACCACCTTCTGGTGGTCAGGATACTTCGTATCCACCACCTTCTAGTGGTGGTGGCGGCTATAATCAGTATAGCCAACCACCACCAAATACTGGAAGCAACTATGGCAGTTACAACAGTTACAATTCCAGCGGTGGCCAAGACTACAATCAGTCGCAGAGCCAGAACAGTTACAACCAAAACAGTTATGGCAGTGGAGGCGGTTCTGGAAGTAACAGCGGCGGTGGCAGTTATGGTGGAAATTATGGACATGGAGGTGGAGGTAGCGGAGGTGGTTATAATCGCAACAATTCTAGTGGAGGTTATGGTGGAG GCCAAGGAGGAGGTGGTGGCAGTAGATATGGCGATCGTGGGGGATACAATGACCGCTCTGGCGGTGGCTACAA TGGCGGTGGCCGTGGTGGTTATAACAAAG GGGGCTACGGTGACCGTGGCGGTGGCAACGATGGAATGGTTACTCAAGAAGATACTATATTTGTATCTGGTATGGATCCTTCGATCTCGGAGGAAGAAATTTGTGAACATTTCGGGGCAATTGGTATAATCAAA CATGATAAGCGAACTGGTAAACCCAAAGTGTGGATGTACAAAGATAAGAACACTGGTAAATCAAAAGGTGAAGCCACCGTGACTTATGATGACCAGAATGCTGCACGTTCGGCGATAAATTGGTTTGATGGGAAGGAGTTTAAGGGACGTACTATAAAAGTACAAATTGCTCAACACAAGAGTAATTGGCAAGGTAATCGCACTGGCGGAAGTcgaggcggtggtggtggtcgaGGTCGCGGCGGTGGTGGCTTCGGTGGTCGCGGCGGTGGTGGAGACAGAGATGATCATCATCGTGGTGGTGGCGATGATCGACGCGATGGAGCTGGTCGTGGTGGAGATTGGAG GTGTCCCAATCCTGAATGTGGTAACACAAACTTCGCCTGGAGAGATCAGTGCAATCTCTGTAAAAGTCTGAAACCAGAAGGtgctggtggtggtggaggcggcggcggtggcggtggcggaagAGGCAACCGTGGTGGTGATCGAGGTGGCCGAGGAGGCTTTAGAAGCGATAGAGGTGGTCGTGGAGGTGATAGGGGTGGCAGAGGCGGATTCCGTGGTGGAGACAGGGGAGGACGAGGTGGTCGAGGTGGACCCATGAGAGGAGGCGTCGG TCGAGGAGATAGAGACAGGGATCGTCAACGTCCTTATTAA
- the LOC143147724 gene encoding uncharacterized protein LOC143147724 isoform X1, translating to MTDTQYSNYQQQGYNQYSQPPPSGGQDTSYPPPSSGGGGYNQYSQPPPNTGSNYGSYNSYNSSGGQDYNQSQSQNSYNQNSYGSGGGSGSNSGGGSYGGNYGHGGGGSGGGYNRNNSSGGYGGGQGGGGGSRYGDRGGYNDRSGGGYNSGGGRGGYNKGGYGDRGGGNDGMVTQEDTIFVSGMDPSISEEEICEHFGAIGIIKHDKRTGKPKVWMYKDKNTGKSKGEATVTYDDQNAARSAINWFDGKEFKGRTIKVQIAQHKSNWQGNRTGGSRGGGGGRGRGGGGFGGRGGGGDRDDHHRGGGDDRRDGAGRGGDWRCPNPECGNTNFAWRDQCNLCKSLKPEGAGGGGGGGGGGGGRGNRGGDRGGRGGFRSDRGGRGGDRGGRGGFRGGDRGGRGGRGGPMRGGVGRGDRDRDRQRPY from the exons ATGACGGACACCC AGTATTCAAATTACCAGCAACAGGGGTACAATCAGTACAGCCAGCCACCACCTTCTGGTGGTCAGGATACTTCGTATCCACCACCTTCTAGTGGTGGTGGCGGCTATAATCAGTATAGCCAACCACCACCAAATACTGGAAGCAACTATGGCAGTTACAACAGTTACAATTCCAGCGGTGGCCAAGACTACAATCAGTCGCAGAGCCAGAACAGTTACAACCAAAACAGTTATGGCAGTGGAGGCGGTTCTGGAAGTAACAGCGGCGGTGGCAGTTATGGTGGAAATTATGGACATGGAGGTGGAGGTAGCGGAGGTGGTTATAATCGCAACAATTCTAGTGGAGGTTATGGTGGAG GCCAAGGAGGAGGTGGTGGCAGTAGATATGGCGATCGTGGGGGATACAATGACCGCTCTGGCGGTGGCTACAA CAGTGGCGGTGGCCGTGGTGGTTATAACAAAG GGGGCTACGGTGACCGTGGCGGTGGCAACGATGGAATGGTTACTCAAGAAGATACTATATTTGTATCTGGTATGGATCCTTCGATCTCGGAGGAAGAAATTTGTGAACATTTCGGGGCAATTGGTATAATCAAA CATGATAAGCGAACTGGTAAACCCAAAGTGTGGATGTACAAAGATAAGAACACTGGTAAATCAAAAGGTGAAGCCACCGTGACTTATGATGACCAGAATGCTGCACGTTCGGCGATAAATTGGTTTGATGGGAAGGAGTTTAAGGGACGTACTATAAAAGTACAAATTGCTCAACACAAGAGTAATTGGCAAGGTAATCGCACTGGCGGAAGTcgaggcggtggtggtggtcgaGGTCGCGGCGGTGGTGGCTTCGGTGGTCGCGGCGGTGGTGGAGACAGAGATGATCATCATCGTGGTGGTGGCGATGATCGACGCGATGGAGCTGGTCGTGGTGGAGATTGGAG GTGTCCCAATCCTGAATGTGGTAACACAAACTTCGCCTGGAGAGATCAGTGCAATCTCTGTAAAAGTCTGAAACCAGAAGGtgctggtggtggtggaggcggcggcggtggcggtggcggaagAGGCAACCGTGGTGGTGATCGAGGTGGCCGAGGAGGCTTTAGAAGCGATAGAGGTGGTCGTGGAGGTGATAGGGGTGGCAGAGGCGGATTCCGTGGTGGAGACAGGGGAGGACGAGGTGGTCGAGGTGGACCCATGAGAGGAGGCGTCGG TCGAGGAGATAGAGACAGGGATCGTCAACGTCCTTATTAA
- the Med19 gene encoding mediator complex subunit 19, whose amino-acid sequence MMMGDQFRSKVEQYSPKSSPRGARSPVVSRQDSTGTLKTTISLGKNPSIVHSGPFYLMKEPPGESELTGATNLMAYYGLEHSYSKFSGKKLKEQLSSFLPNLPGIIDRPGHLDNSSLRSVIEKPPIGGKELLPLTSVQLAGFRLHPGPLPEQYRYVNQAPQRKHKNKHKKHKHKPGEVPSGQEATTTDIGGSDTHEKKHKKQKRHDEEKEARKKRKKEKKRKKQKHSPEHTGGLTPSQHSNS is encoded by the exons ATGATGATGGGCGATCAGTTTCGTAGCAAAGTGGAGCAATATTCACCAAAGTCATCGCCCAGGGGTGCACGTTCCCCTGTTGTTTCACGTCAAGATTCGACAGGGACCCTGAAAACAACCATTTCCCTGGGAAAGAATCCTTCCATTGTCCATAGTGGACCTTTTTACTTGATGAAGGAACCCCCTG GAGAAAGTGAACTCACAGGGGCAACCAATTTAATGGCCTATTATGGCCTAGAACATTCTTATAGTAAATTTAGTGGAAAAAAACTCAAGGAACaactttcttcatttttaccTAATTTACCTGGAATTATAGATAGACCAGGTCATCTAGATAATAG TTCATTGAGATCTGTCATTGAAAAACCTCCAATAGGTGGCAAAGAATTATTACCATTGACCAGTGTTCAATTAGCTGGTTTTCGTTTGCATCCTGGGCCT CTACCGGAGCAGTATCGCTATGTCAATCAAGCTCCACAAAGAAAACATAAGAATAAACATAAAAAGCACAAACACAAGCCAGGCGAAGTACCTAGTGGTCAAGAAGCAACAACGACAGACATCGGTGGTTCAGATACACATGAGAAAAAACATAAAAAGCAGAAAAGACACGATGAAGAAAAAGAAGCTAGGAAAAAAcgtaaaaaggagaagaagcgtAAAAAACAAAAGCATAGTCCTGAACACACTGGAGGATTAACACCATCACAGCATTCCAATTCGTGA
- the LOC143147460 gene encoding uncharacterized protein LOC143147460: MRLTPLHIAALLEHTDAIAILLKNGAIIDSRDSLGRCPLHYSVLQKDIESAAVLLTHNANVNVYDVFHECPLYASVIRRRSFPMIKLLLSFGAMVSSAPYKSTLGLLLEAILSARSMSDMYILDLLFQNGADLNTTDLIGLRTPLHIVAMTGNLILALYLIEEGANLHQKNRSGRTPLEVAKAYNNFEIVNLIECSLSKKLQDCPTSSVTN, translated from the exons atga GATTAACGCCACTCCACATAGCTGCTTTACTTGAACACACAGATGCGATCGCAATATTGCTCAAAAATGGCGCCATAATTGACTCTAGAGACAGCTTAGGCCGTTGTCCGTTGCACTATTCTGTTCTTCAAAAGGATATCGAAAGCGCTGCCGTACTATTGACACACAATGCGAATGTAAATGTTTATGATGTTTTTCACGAGTGTCCACTGTATGCTAGCGTTATACGAAGACGCTCTTTTCCCATGATTAAATTGCTACTATCTTTCGG AGCAATGGTTTCGTCCGCACCTTATAAAAGTACATTGGGATTACTTCTCGAAGCTATTTTATCAGCACGAAGTATGTCGGATATGTATATATTGGATCTTCTGTTTCAAAACGGAGCAGATTTAAATACAACAGATCTCATCGGTTTACGTACTCCATTGCATATAGTAGCCATGACGGGGAATTTGATATTGGCTCT GTATCTTATTGAGGAAGGGGCTAATTTGCACCAGAAAAATCGTAGTGGTCGTACACCATTGGAAGTAGCTAAAGCAtataacaattttgaaattgttAATCTAATTGAATGCTCCCTTTCGAAAAAATTACAAGACTGTCCAACGAGTAGTGTGACTAATTAA